In Halarcobacter bivalviorum, a genomic segment contains:
- a CDS encoding RBBP9/YdeN family alpha/beta hydrolase, with the protein MEKRVLVLHGLGGSDFPHWQAHLARDLIEQNTPVSFPSLPNRDNPNLNEWKAYVKKEIEHFKPTIVVCHSLANLLWFHLCDELDINLKKLMLVAPVRDKELEQAKTFFPYPIPTDLKAEEIIMAASTNDPYMNVEEAIRLQSKLQIGMKLLEEAGHINAESGFGKLDCALDWINREEECEESKS; encoded by the coding sequence ATGGAAAAAAGAGTTTTAGTGTTACATGGATTAGGGGGGAGTGACTTCCCTCATTGGCAAGCACATTTAGCAAGGGATTTAATAGAGCAAAATACTCCTGTATCATTTCCCTCTTTACCAAATAGAGATAATCCAAATTTAAATGAGTGGAAAGCTTATGTAAAAAAAGAGATTGAACACTTTAAACCAACAATTGTAGTTTGTCACTCTTTAGCAAACCTTTTATGGTTTCATCTTTGTGATGAATTAGATATTAACTTAAAAAAATTAATGTTAGTTGCTCCTGTTAGAGACAAAGAGCTAGAACAGGCAAAAACATTTTTCCCTTATCCAATACCAACGGATTTAAAAGCGGAAGAGATAATTATGGCAGCTTCAACAAATGATCCATATATGAATGTGGAAGAGGCTATTAGATTACAAAGTAAATTACAAATTGGAATGAAGCTATTAGAAGAAGCTGGACATATAAATGCTGAATCAGGGTTTGGTAAATTAGATTGTGCTCTTGATTGGATAAATAGAGAAGAAGAGTGTGAGGAGTCGAAATCTTGA
- a CDS encoding NAD(P)H-hydrate dehydratase, whose product MQHIYYEVGSLDKKCYEKFALTEDILMEHAASSIARFIEENFEKKSSVLIVCGPGNNGADGLALGRLLYKEYEVKLYLPFGAKSQMAKLQKNRVELLGLTLHEEISESDIVVDALFGSGLNKDLDETSLNIINTLNQLNTYKIACDIPSGINIKGQVNQEAFYADTTITMGALKVALFNDEAKDYVGKIEVANLGIQRSIYEEKTNIFLLEKEDMNLPLRNKKNSHKGSFGHLNVIAGCKKGAGIIAAKAAFGFGAGLVSVVCHEDIDLPYHIMQTHFLSDNCTAIAIGMGLGKYETEEIKTILAKEIPTIIDADLFYEEIILEKLKSDVVLTPHPKEFCALLKLCEIADISVIQLQKDRFEYVSKFCNKYPKVTLLLKGANVLIGKDKEIYVNSFGTSTLSKGGSGDVLSGLIASLLAQSYNSLDAAITANLAHTLAAKNYKKNNYSLIPSDLVEEVKKL is encoded by the coding sequence ATGCAACATATTTATTATGAAGTAGGCTCTTTAGATAAAAAGTGTTATGAAAAATTTGCTTTAACAGAAGATATTCTAATGGAGCATGCAGCTTCATCAATAGCTCGTTTTATAGAAGAAAACTTTGAAAAGAAAAGTTCTGTTTTAATTGTGTGTGGACCTGGAAACAATGGAGCTGATGGACTTGCCCTTGGAAGATTACTTTATAAAGAATATGAAGTTAAACTCTACCTTCCCTTTGGTGCTAAATCTCAAATGGCAAAATTACAGAAAAATAGAGTAGAACTTTTAGGCTTAACTTTACATGAAGAGATAAGTGAGTCTGATATTGTTGTAGATGCTCTATTTGGAAGTGGTTTAAATAAAGACTTAGATGAAACTTCACTAAACATTATCAATACTTTAAATCAATTAAATACTTATAAAATAGCTTGTGATATTCCAAGCGGTATAAATATAAAAGGTCAAGTAAATCAAGAGGCTTTTTATGCAGATACAACTATCACTATGGGAGCATTAAAAGTAGCTCTTTTTAATGATGAAGCAAAAGATTATGTAGGTAAGATTGAAGTTGCTAATCTTGGTATTCAAAGGTCTATTTATGAAGAGAAGACAAATATTTTTCTTCTTGAAAAAGAGGATATGAATCTTCCTTTACGAAATAAAAAGAATTCACATAAAGGTAGTTTTGGACATCTAAATGTAATTGCAGGTTGTAAAAAAGGTGCAGGAATAATAGCTGCCAAAGCTGCTTTTGGTTTTGGTGCTGGTTTAGTAAGTGTAGTTTGCCATGAAGATATTGATTTACCATATCATATTATGCAGACACATTTCTTAAGTGATAACTGTACTGCAATTGCAATTGGAATGGGACTTGGTAAGTATGAAACTGAGGAAATTAAAACAATTTTAGCAAAAGAGATACCTACTATTATAGATGCTGACCTTTTTTATGAAGAGATTATTTTAGAAAAATTAAAGAGTGATGTTGTTTTAACTCCTCATCCAAAAGAGTTTTGTGCTCTTTTAAAACTATGTGAAATAGCAGATATTAGTGTAATACAATTACAAAAAGATAGATTTGAGTATGTTTCTAAATTTTGTAATAAATATCCAAAGGTAACTCTTCTTTTAAAAGGTGCAAATGTACTTATTGGAAAAGATAAAGAGATATATGTTAATAGTTTTGGTACATCAACTTTAAGTAAAGGTGGAAGTGGAGATGTTTTAAGTGGACTTATAGCCTCTTTACTTGCTCAAAGCTATAACTCATTAGATGCAGCAATTACTGCAAATCTAGCACATACTTTAGCTGCAAAGAATTATAAAAAGAATAACTACTCTTTAATTCCATCAGATTTAGTAGAAGAGGTAAAAAAATTATGA
- a CDS encoding translation initiation factor SUI1 — protein MGLADLLAQNLGSKLEGNEFDTSKNDKKAKEKALEILPKNQHHLVFTFEKRKGKPVTLVGRFYLEESDKKEVLKLLKKKLACGGSIKEEWIELQGDVKEKVKLTLEKEGWKFKK, from the coding sequence ATGGGATTAGCAGATTTATTAGCACAAAATCTTGGTTCAAAATTAGAAGGCAATGAGTTTGATACAAGTAAAAATGATAAAAAGGCAAAAGAAAAAGCTTTAGAAATTCTTCCTAAAAATCAACATCATTTAGTATTTACCTTTGAAAAAAGAAAAGGAAAACCAGTAACTTTAGTGGGAAGATTTTATCTTGAAGAGAGTGATAAAAAAGAAGTTTTAAAACTTTTAAAGAAGAAGCTTGCTTGTGGTGGAAGTATTAAAGAAGAGTGGATTGAACTACAAGGCGATGTAAAAGAGAAAGTAAAACTAACTTTAGAGAAAGAGGGTTGGAAGTTTAAAAAATAG
- the cutA gene encoding divalent-cation tolerance protein CutA: MKAILVQTTCSSKEEAKIIAKILIEEKLAACVQMSEINSFYIWEKEFCNDEEILLSIKTKKENFKKIKSKIKELHSYDVPEIISLDINDTSKDYRKFIDKNC; this comes from the coding sequence ATGAAAGCAATCCTTGTACAAACAACTTGTTCTTCAAAAGAAGAGGCAAAAATAATCGCTAAAATCTTAATAGAAGAGAAGTTAGCAGCCTGTGTTCAAATGAGTGAAATAAACTCATTTTATATCTGGGAAAAAGAGTTTTGTAATGATGAAGAAATCCTTTTAAGTATCAAAACTAAAAAAGAAAACTTCAAAAAAATCAAAAGCAAAATTAAAGAATTACATAGCTATGATGTGCCCGAAATTATAAGCTTAGATATTAATGATACTAGTAAAGATTATAGAAAGTTTATAGATAAAAATTGTTAA
- a CDS encoding thiazole synthase, whose amino-acid sequence MNDHILKIGNYEFNSRLIVGSGKYKDFQTTKDATLASGSELITVAIRRVNITNPNEENLLDYFKDTNVKLLPNSAGCFTAEEAITTFRLMREATGIDIIKLEVIGDAQKTLYPDVIDTIKACEVLKKDGFTVMAYTSDDPIVAKRLENAGADAIMPLAAPIGSGLGIQNPYNIAFIRDAVKVPVLVDAGLGCASDAAYAMELGADGILANTAIAQAQDPMAMAEAFKYATIAGRISYKAGRIPKKPYATASSPVDGLIQF is encoded by the coding sequence ATGAATGACCATATTTTAAAAATTGGTAATTATGAATTTAACAGTAGATTAATTGTTGGTTCTGGTAAATATAAAGATTTCCAAACAACAAAAGATGCAACTCTTGCAAGTGGAAGTGAACTTATCACTGTTGCAATTAGAAGAGTAAATATTACAAATCCAAATGAAGAGAATTTATTAGACTATTTTAAAGATACAAATGTAAAATTACTTCCTAACTCAGCTGGATGTTTTACAGCTGAAGAGGCTATCACAACTTTTAGACTTATGAGAGAAGCAACTGGAATTGATATTATTAAATTAGAAGTTATAGGTGATGCACAAAAAACTTTATATCCAGATGTGATTGATACAATCAAAGCTTGTGAAGTACTAAAAAAAGATGGTTTTACAGTTATGGCATATACAAGTGATGATCCAATTGTTGCTAAGAGATTAGAAAATGCAGGTGCAGATGCAATTATGCCTTTAGCTGCTCCAATTGGTTCTGGTCTTGGAATTCAAAATCCATATAATATTGCATTTATTAGAGATGCAGTAAAAGTTCCTGTTTTAGTTGATGCTGGACTTGGTTGTGCAAGTGATGCAGCATATGCAATGGAATTAGGTGCAGATGGTATTTTAGCTAATACAGCAATAGCACAAGCACAAGATCCAATGGCAATGGCAGAAGCATTTAAGTATGCAACAATTGCAGGAAGAATTTCATATAAAGCAGGAAGAATACCTAAGAAGCCCTATGCAACGGCATCTTCACCGGTAGATGGGTTAATCCAATTTTAG
- a CDS encoding filamentous hemagglutinin N-terminal domain-containing protein, which produces MFFKKVCSVLLSISLLFNQIVYASGITVDSTASSMNKPSLGNAQNGVPIVNIVNPNSNGLSHNKFKNYNVNKQGLILNNSRVVTKTQLAGYINRNKNLSTTAKVILNEVTGTNKSLLKGYTEVAGSAAHVIIANPNGISVNGGGFINTPQATLTTGKPFFYGNELGGFNVRGEDIIIEGEGFNVNNIDKVNLYSKALQLNAKIYANKLNIVTGDNDISQDGTITSLDTNGSGIAIDSSLLGGIYANTITLTSNDKGVGVNLPPEVISQKDLIINANGNLVLKKVVANENINITISNANIESTNEVGAKNILLKTSKDLIVDAGSIIEASNNLITKAKNINNSGELRAISDNSNLSLEVEQELINNNNIYSKNDIVVNSTKVENNNLIQADDDITANITDFTNNTNGTIYAKDKLTLISTDIDNKGVVTADNVNIKTQIITNKGALYTTNDMSIKANTLTNEEMIRSNNEINLLISNALNNEKTSMIYADGNINIAANEDKDKINTITNKGLIQSHKDINITAKTLNNTAASPVYTPKITSSTKTVSRGGSKSYDIVTTTVRTDLLTIPTDPALMLAEGNITIDVDTLNNYYSLISSDKDIILNALTANNVGKVALTTTSVTTKQYRKEKYCSKRVSGSCMKHKTRAGYRGTFTSKSTSKVPVINYGIQAKRSIIGNVVTLNNINNGQDILTQQEISQKQDEINTIVSNSISLQNGITALDDNNEQINLIVNEVQDMEAKVDSIQTNDDFTTFKIDLQNIKTALEDVISKDQETMDNLQVVINYTKTLNSSTNLEQEIIKLESYLSTLKDNLTQNTTNLENIENIDSSLNVVEDMAEQKQALIDVDVDIKNIIENNHTIIGEIENSNLSTLINEFDKVYNTLSDELQNTLTQQENTKQTVISNQNGLYQTRNTPTLKTVSNITINKDSSDLTSKLTLPKNKFGLFTLSENPKHSYLIEANPLYTNYQTFISSDYMMGKLGYDPTKTIKRLGDAMYETTLIRNSIINLSGQRYLKGYDSDLAQFKGLMDNAIEVQKNLNLAFGVTLSKEQINSLTKDIVWMEEKIIQGQKVLVPVVYLASLNKENLKNGSQIIAGEDIALATTGTLQNQGKIEAGNDLAILSNNIQNHGGTIEAKNNAALQSNTNIDNISGAIKAGKDLKLNAKKNINISVATNEETYKYKRGSQTTTNKGKDSEILVGGNLLINAGEGVNITSSKVKAEEDAVIIADKGDVTIDTAKQKEKFYFDVYGGYYKGDSSKNSGSQIEAKNLTVLTNGNLNISGSTIKVKEDANIYAKDVNITSSQDTSSSKYKSESKGFFSSSSTKIEKQSSKNIASLLQAKNVNIDTDSLTLIASKIKANQAEITAEIINLISSKDSEYLSKFSDTSGILTKTIATKGYIKEIAKEAKIEVNEKLIVNNKDITEKLTSDNIIKALSSEGKLTHEQINLVKAVLNNDEWDEKTTSLSGLGALIVAVVVTVLTAGAGAAIVGTAGGAATAATTATLTTASVQAAVVQSLVTGVTNQLVTSAITGNSFKLDGKTLLKGAVSAGVLSYANTALSIDALKESMSVTDYAQNAVVRGAAQGITSELTGGEFKDGFKTGAVLSIFNDSSLQMRKYVKDNYDYAGKNGEKIPDNVKSIGVNGDGVKLAGSGLDPITKDKIIAPFGGAQTGERLIFGIPYAEGGVVDKTVEYFAGPHDFISSWNYENIDNKTFLKSDDIFINTASGLLLIPSIPFAAAPFIQNNISEINAINSLKKEQKKKLDNIIENYKKNEQLVQENHNENK; this is translated from the coding sequence ATGTTTTTTAAAAAAGTTTGCTCAGTTTTATTAAGTATTAGTTTACTATTTAATCAAATAGTTTATGCAAGCGGAATTACAGTAGATTCAACAGCTTCAAGCATGAATAAACCATCTTTAGGAAATGCTCAAAATGGTGTACCTATTGTTAATATTGTAAATCCAAATTCTAATGGACTTTCCCATAATAAATTTAAAAACTACAATGTTAATAAGCAAGGACTTATTTTAAATAATTCACGAGTAGTTACAAAAACCCAACTAGCAGGATATATTAACCGTAATAAAAATTTAAGTACAACAGCAAAAGTTATTTTAAACGAAGTAACAGGAACAAATAAAAGTTTACTAAAAGGTTATACGGAAGTTGCAGGGAGCGCAGCTCATGTTATTATCGCAAATCCAAATGGAATTTCTGTAAATGGAGGAGGCTTTATAAATACTCCACAAGCTACATTAACAACGGGAAAACCTTTTTTCTATGGAAATGAACTTGGTGGCTTTAATGTAAGAGGTGAAGATATTATTATAGAAGGAGAAGGATTTAATGTAAATAATATAGACAAAGTAAATCTTTACTCTAAAGCTTTACAACTTAATGCAAAAATCTATGCAAATAAGCTTAATATTGTAACAGGAGATAATGATATTTCACAAGATGGTACCATAACTTCTTTAGATACTAATGGTAGTGGAATTGCAATTGATTCCTCTTTATTAGGAGGTATTTATGCAAATACAATTACTTTAACAAGTAATGATAAAGGAGTAGGAGTAAACTTGCCTCCTGAAGTTATCTCTCAAAAAGATTTAATTATTAATGCAAATGGAAACCTTGTATTAAAAAAAGTTGTTGCTAATGAAAATATAAATATAACAATATCAAATGCAAATATAGAAAGTACAAATGAAGTTGGTGCAAAAAATATATTACTAAAAACAAGTAAAGATTTAATTGTAGACGCAGGAAGTATTATAGAAGCTAGTAATAATCTTATTACTAAAGCAAAAAATATTAATAACTCAGGTGAATTAAGAGCTATATCAGATAATAGTAATTTATCACTAGAAGTTGAACAAGAACTTATTAATAACAATAATATCTATTCTAAAAATGATATTGTAGTTAATAGTACCAAAGTAGAAAATAATAATCTTATTCAAGCAGATGATGATATTACAGCGAATATAACAGACTTTACTAATAATACAAATGGAACAATTTATGCTAAAGATAAACTAACACTTATCAGTACAGATATAGATAATAAAGGTGTAGTTACAGCAGATAATGTAAATATAAAAACACAAATTATCACTAATAAAGGGGCATTATATACTACAAATGATATGAGTATAAAAGCAAATACTCTTACAAATGAAGAGATGATACGAAGTAATAATGAAATTAATTTATTAATTTCAAATGCTTTAAATAATGAAAAAACTAGTATGATTTATGCAGATGGTAATATAAATATTGCTGCTAATGAAGATAAAGATAAAATAAATACAATTACAAATAAAGGATTAATTCAATCCCATAAAGATATCAATATAACAGCTAAAACACTAAATAATACAGCTGCATCACCTGTATATACTCCTAAAATAACATCAAGTACAAAAACAGTTTCTCGGGGAGGTTCAAAAAGTTATGATATTGTAACTACAACTGTCAGAACGGATCTCTTAACAATACCAACAGATCCAGCATTAATGTTAGCAGAGGGAAATATAACTATTGATGTAGATACTCTTAACAACTATTACTCTTTAATCTCTTCAGACAAAGATATAATATTAAATGCCTTAACTGCAAATAATGTTGGAAAAGTTGCTCTTACAACAACTTCTGTAACCACAAAACAATACAGAAAAGAGAAATATTGTTCAAAAAGGGTTTCTGGCTCTTGCATGAAACATAAAACAAGAGCAGGATATAGAGGAACCTTTACATCTAAAAGTACATCTAAAGTTCCTGTAATAAATTATGGTATTCAAGCAAAAAGATCAATTATAGGAAATGTTGTTACTTTAAATAATATAAATAATGGGCAGGATATATTAACTCAGCAAGAAATTTCACAAAAACAAGATGAAATCAATACCATAGTGTCTAATAGTATTAGTCTACAAAATGGAATAACAGCACTAGATGATAATAATGAACAAATCAATTTAATAGTAAATGAAGTTCAGGATATGGAAGCTAAAGTAGATAGTATACAAACAAATGATGACTTTACAACATTTAAAATAGATCTTCAAAATATAAAAACTGCTCTAGAAGATGTCATTAGTAAAGATCAAGAGACTATGGATAATCTTCAAGTAGTAATTAATTATACTAAAACATTAAATTCTTCAACAAACTTAGAACAGGAGATAATAAAACTTGAAAGTTATTTATCAACACTTAAAGATAATCTTACACAAAATACAACAAATCTAGAAAATATAGAAAATATTGATTCCTCTTTAAATGTTGTAGAAGATATGGCTGAACAAAAGCAAGCATTAATAGATGTAGATGTGGATATTAAAAATATAATTGAAAATAATCATACAATTATTGGAGAAATCGAAAACAGTAATTTATCTACTTTAATTAATGAATTTGACAAAGTTTATAATACACTTAGTGATGAGCTTCAAAACACATTGACTCAACAAGAGAATACAAAACAAACTGTAATAAGTAATCAAAATGGTTTATATCAAACAAGAAATACACCAACACTTAAAACTGTAAGTAATATCACTATAAATAAAGATAGTAGTGATCTTACTTCAAAACTAACCTTACCAAAAAATAAATTTGGTTTATTTACATTAAGTGAAAACCCTAAACATAGTTATTTAATAGAGGCTAATCCACTTTATACAAATTATCAAACTTTTATCAGTAGTGATTATATGATGGGAAAACTTGGCTATGACCCTACAAAAACAATAAAAAGACTCGGTGATGCTATGTATGAGACAACACTTATACGAAATAGTATCATAAATCTAAGTGGACAAAGATACTTAAAAGGATATGACAGTGACTTAGCTCAATTTAAAGGGCTAATGGATAATGCTATAGAGGTACAAAAGAATCTTAATCTTGCATTTGGAGTAACTTTATCTAAAGAGCAAATAAATAGTCTTACAAAAGATATAGTTTGGATGGAAGAGAAGATTATACAAGGACAAAAAGTATTAGTACCTGTTGTATATCTTGCATCTTTAAATAAAGAAAATTTAAAAAATGGTTCACAAATAATTGCAGGAGAAGATATAGCCCTTGCAACAACGGGAACATTACAAAATCAAGGAAAAATAGAAGCAGGAAATGATTTAGCAATTTTATCAAATAATATTCAAAATCATGGTGGAACAATAGAGGCTAAAAACAATGCTGCACTACAAAGTAATACAAATATTGATAATATTAGTGGAGCTATAAAAGCGGGAAAAGACTTAAAATTAAATGCTAAAAAGAATATTAATATAAGTGTAGCTACAAATGAAGAAACCTATAAATATAAAAGAGGTTCTCAAACAACTACAAATAAAGGGAAAGACTCAGAAATATTAGTAGGAGGAAATTTACTGATTAATGCAGGAGAAGGTGTAAATATAACCTCTTCAAAAGTAAAAGCAGAAGAAGATGCTGTAATAATTGCCGATAAAGGGGATGTAACTATAGATACAGCAAAACAAAAAGAGAAGTTTTATTTTGATGTATATGGGGGATACTATAAAGGAGACTCTTCAAAAAATAGTGGTTCACAAATTGAAGCAAAAAACCTAACTGTTTTAACAAATGGTAATTTAAATATAAGTGGTAGTACAATAAAAGTAAAAGAAGACGCAAACATCTATGCAAAAGATGTAAATATCACCTCTTCTCAAGATACAAGCTCCTCAAAATATAAAAGTGAATCAAAAGGCTTTTTCTCAAGTTCAAGTACAAAAATAGAGAAACAAAGCTCAAAAAATATAGCATCACTACTACAAGCTAAAAATGTAAACATAGATACAGATTCACTTACACTAATAGCCTCAAAAATAAAAGCAAACCAAGCAGAGATAACAGCAGAGATAATAAACCTAATCTCTTCAAAAGATTCTGAATATCTTAGTAAATTTTCAGATACAAGTGGAATACTAACAAAAACAATAGCTACTAAAGGATATATAAAAGAGATAGCTAAAGAAGCAAAAATAGAAGTAAATGAAAAACTTATAGTAAATAATAAAGATATAACTGAAAAACTGACAAGTGATAATATAATAAAAGCTCTCTCTTCTGAAGGGAAATTAACTCATGAACAAATAAATCTAGTAAAAGCAGTACTTAATAATGATGAATGGGATGAAAAAACCACAAGCTTAAGTGGATTAGGTGCTTTAATTGTTGCTGTTGTAGTAACAGTACTAACAGCAGGAGCAGGAGCAGCAATAGTAGGAACAGCAGGAGGAGCCGCAACAGCTGCAACAACAGCTACTTTAACAACAGCAAGTGTACAAGCAGCAGTAGTACAATCACTAGTAACGGGAGTAACCAATCAATTAGTTACTTCAGCTATTACTGGAAATAGCTTTAAATTAGATGGAAAAACCTTATTAAAAGGAGCAGTGAGTGCTGGGGTACTTTCTTATGCAAATACTGCATTATCAATAGATGCACTCAAAGAAAGTATGAGTGTTACAGATTATGCTCAAAATGCAGTGGTAAGAGGTGCTGCACAAGGTATTACCTCTGAACTAACAGGAGGAGAGTTTAAAGATGGATTTAAAACAGGAGCAGTATTATCAATATTTAATGATAGCTCATTACAAATGAGAAAATATGTGAAAGATAACTATGATTATGCAGGAAAGAATGGAGAAAAAATTCCTGATAATGTAAAAAGTATTGGGGTTAATGGTGATGGAGTGAAATTGGCAGGAAGTGGACTTGATCCAATTACAAAAGATAAAATTATTGCTCCATTTGGTGGAGCACAAACAGGAGAGAGATTGATATTTGGAATACCATATGCTGAAGGTGGAGTAGTTGACAAAACAGTAGAATACTTTGCAGGACCACATGACTTTATATCAAGTTGGAATTATGAGAATATAGACAATAAAACATTTTTGAAAAGTGATGATATATTTATAAATACAGCAAGTGGATTACTCCTTATCCCATCTATTCCATTTGCAGCAGCTCCATTTATACAAAATAATATAAGTGAAATAAATGCAATAAATAGTTTAAAAAAAGAACAAAAGAAAAAACTAGATAATATCATAGAAAACTATAAGAAAAATGAACAATTAGTACAGGAGAATCACAATGAAAATAAATAA
- a CDS encoding outer membrane beta-barrel protein — translation MNKIKLGCALLLVVTLAQAENNNWYLGISAGQAKVDTGINTTSSTESLDEKDTGYKIFGGYQFNKYLATELYYSDLGTVTYKDSASSLNLEADIKSYGITGVVSYPIHKHIKPFLKAGLQHWKGKITGTNDINENSKIKGDGNKPIYGLGINFPITESISIRTEYEVIKLDESDSKFLSAGFVYRF, via the coding sequence ATGAATAAAATAAAATTAGGGTGTGCTCTATTGTTAGTAGTAACTTTAGCACAAGCAGAAAATAATAATTGGTATTTAGGTATAAGTGCTGGTCAAGCTAAAGTAGACACAGGAATTAATACTACTAGCTCTACAGAATCATTAGATGAAAAAGATACAGGATATAAAATATTTGGTGGATATCAATTTAATAAATATTTAGCAACAGAACTTTATTATAGTGATTTAGGAACCGTTACATATAAAGATAGTGCATCTTCATTAAATCTAGAAGCAGATATTAAATCTTATGGTATAACAGGTGTTGTATCATATCCTATACATAAACATATTAAACCATTTTTAAAAGCTGGTCTACAACATTGGAAGGGAAAAATAACAGGAACAAATGATATTAATGAAAATTCAAAAATAAAAGGAGATGGGAATAAACCAATATATGGACTAGGTATAAATTTTCCAATTACTGAATCTATATCTATAAGAACTGAATATGAAGTTATTAAACTTGATGAATCAGATTCTAAGTTTTTATCAGCTGGTTTTGTATATAGATTCTAA
- the tsaD gene encoding tRNA (adenosine(37)-N6)-threonylcarbamoyltransferase complex transferase subunit TsaD produces MILSIESSCDDSSIAITEIETKKLIYHKKISQELQHSVYGGVVPELAARLHVEALPKILEECKEYFPKLKAIAVTNAPGLSVTLMEGVTMAKALSVSLNLPLIAVNHLKGHIYSLFIEKEEVLPMTILLVSGGHTQIIEANSLNDMKLIASTLDDSFGESFDKVAKMMNLGYPGGPIVQEKALKGDENRFDFPVPLRQSPNIEFSYSGLKNAVRMRLEKLEEEGLCEEDVCDICASFEKTAVAHIMQKLKKLFKQKLPKNFAIVGGASANIRLRTAIEELCKANRINLYLSELKYCSDNAAMIGRVAVEQYKNKEFVSIDEIDVQTRLKGF; encoded by the coding sequence TTGATTTTATCGATAGAATCATCATGTGATGATAGTTCAATTGCAATAACAGAGATTGAAACAAAGAAATTAATATATCATAAAAAAATATCTCAAGAACTTCAACACTCAGTTTATGGGGGAGTAGTTCCTGAATTAGCTGCAAGACTTCATGTGGAAGCACTTCCTAAAATACTTGAGGAGTGTAAAGAGTATTTTCCTAAACTAAAAGCTATTGCCGTTACAAATGCTCCTGGCCTTTCTGTTACTCTTATGGAAGGTGTAACAATGGCAAAAGCTTTAAGTGTAAGTTTAAATCTTCCTCTTATTGCAGTAAACCATTTAAAAGGTCATATCTACTCTCTTTTTATTGAAAAAGAAGAGGTTTTACCTATGACTATTCTTTTGGTTTCAGGTGGACATACTCAAATTATAGAGGCAAACTCTTTAAATGATATGAAACTAATTGCAAGTACCTTAGATGATAGTTTTGGAGAGAGTTTTGATAAGGTAGCTAAGATGATGAATTTAGGTTACCCTGGTGGTCCAATAGTTCAAGAAAAAGCACTTAAAGGAGATGAAAATAGATTTGATTTTCCAGTTCCTTTAAGACAAAGTCCAAATATAGAATTCTCTTATTCAGGCTTAAAAAATGCAGTAAGAATGAGACTTGAAAAGTTAGAAGAAGAAGGGCTTTGTGAAGAAGATGTATGTGATATTTGTGCCTCTTTTGAAAAAACAGCAGTAGCTCATATTATGCAGAAACTAAAAAAACTATTTAAACAAAAACTACCTAAAAATTTTGCAATAGTTGGTGGTGCAAGTGCAAATATAAGACTTCGTACAGCAATTGAAGAGTTATGTAAAGCTAATAGAATAAATCTTTATCTTAGTGAACTGAAATATTGTTCTGATAATGCAGCAATGATTGGAAGAGTAGCAGTAGAACAATATAAAAATAAAGAGTTTGTATCAATAGATGAGATTGATGTTCAAACACGATTAAAAGGCTTTTAA